Proteins encoded in a region of the Equus asinus isolate D_3611 breed Donkey chromosome X, EquAss-T2T_v2, whole genome shotgun sequence genome:
- the SLC25A43 gene encoding solute carrier family 25 member 43 isoform X2 translates to MATWRRDGRLTGGQRLLCAGLAGALSLSVTAPLELATVLAQVNGARGPWAAGLRAWRAEGPRALWKGNALACLRLFPCSAVQLAAYRKFVVLFTDDLGHISQWSSIMAGSLAGMVSTIVTYPTDLIKTRLIVQNMLEPSYRGILHAFSTVYQQEGFLALYRGVSLTVLGALPFSAGSLLVYMNLEKIWNGPRDRFSLLQNFANVCLAAAVTQTLSFPFDTVKRKMQLPPPGTSVQPRNACSRSSFRSEDTALFCLHSRSLPQRNRLERTQISRELSTTMVQ, encoded by the exons aTGGCGACTTGGCGGCGGGACGGCCGGCTGACGGGCGGCCAGCGGCTGCTGTGCGCCGGGCTGGCGGGGGCGCTCAGCCTCAGCGTCACCGCGCCGCTGGAGCTCGCCACCGTGCTGGCACAGGTCAACGGAGCGCGGGGACCGTGGGCCGCGGGGCTGCGCGCGTGGCGGGCCGAGGGGCCCCGCGCCCTGTGGAAGGGGAACGCGCTGGCGTGCCTGCGCCTCTTCCCCTGCAGCGCCGTGCAACTCGCCGCCTACCGCAA GTTTGTCGTGTTGTTCACGGATGACCTGGGCCATATTTCCCAGTGGAGCTCCATCATGGCTGGGAGTCTCGCAGGCATGGTTTCTACCATTGTGACATATCCTACAGACCTCATCAAAACCCGCTTGATTGTGCAGAACATGCTGGAACCGTCTTACAGGGGTATCCTCCATGCTTTTTCTACTGTTTATCAACAGGAAGGGTTCCTGGCCCTTTATCGAGGGGTTTCCCTTACTGTTTTAG GCGCTCTCCCGTTCTCTGCTGGCTCCCTTCTAGTGTACATGAACCTGGAGAAAATCTGGAACGGACCCCGAGATCggttctctctcctccagaaCTTTGCCAATGTCTGCCTGGCTGCTGCCGTGACCCAaaccctctcctttcccttcgaCACGGTGAAGAGAAAGATGCAG CTGCCACCGCCTGGTACATCAGTGCAGCCTCGTAACGCCTGCTCTCGCTCCAGCTTCCGCAGCGAGGACACGGCACTTTTTTGCCTTCATAGCCGCTCCTTACCTCAGCGAAACAggctggaaagaacccaaataaGCCGGGAACTATCGACAACAATGGTCCAGTAG